The Nitrospinaceae bacterium genomic interval GAAGGCTGAAAATCTCGAGACCAGGAACCGCCTTAGCAGTCAAGATGGCCTTGTGCGTAGTGGGGCGAAAATGGTCCTTGAACACAACGCCGCGCATACCCATTTCAACAGCCAGGCGGGCAATGTCTATGGTGTCACCCCAGCGCGCCACGCTGTCCGGCCCGGAATGGATGTGGACGTCAATCGCCCCTTCGACGAGGTCGTTGAGTTTCATGTTGGACCTATATTCTGTTGATTCACTTCCCATGATTACTCCTCCCAGTTTAAACTACAATCAAATCGATGGATGAAAAAACGACACAACAAAATTCTTAAGACCCACCCTAATTAAGAATTTTTGAACTCTGTCTTTGTGGCACCAAAAAAGCCAGGGAGGTAATCCACTTTCCCTGGGGAAAAAATCTGCAAATAGACCGCACCCTCGGGGCCGATTTCAACGCCGCCGTGGTAGACGTTCGGCGGGAAAAAAGCCATTTCCCCCGGCTCGACCCAACCCTCTTCATCACCTATCCGAAGACGAAGCTTCCCCTCCAGCATGAACATAACCTGCTCTTCGGGATGCCGGTGCGGATTCTCGATCAACTTACTACCCGCCTCCACCTCGCTTCGCACAATTGTCATCGCATCCGTGCAAAACACACGGCGCATTTTTCCTTTTCTTTTGCCGACAGTACCTTCGGTGCGAACGATATCACCCCATTTAATGAATCCCATGACCATGTTCCTTTCCCGTGCCTAGCACGCTACTCATCAACACTTTTCTTTTGAATATTTTTTGGAAAAAATTTATGTGTGAGCAAGTTGCAACTACTAGTTCGGAGCAATGGTTAAAAAGTCTTCTTTCTACGCCATTTTTTGGGACGATCACCCGGGAAGGTCAGGCCGCTCGAGTTCACTCCCAGTTTGAGAAACATCTTCGCTAAACTGATCGCACAAGAATAACCTTCAAGCACAGGAATCTCCCACCCCAAATCGGTCAAACCTTTCTGGACAAACGGTTGAAGCCAAAAGGAACCCGAGCATCCAAAAGTAATCACCTCGGCACCGTCTTCCTCTATGGCCTCGACGGCCTCTTTCACAGCTAGCTCAACGGCATCGGAATGCTCTCCGTTTAAAGCCTTTTTCTTCTCCTCACCAAGATAGACCTCTCCCGAGCAGCCAGGCCGGGGATGGTAGTAAGGAATATTGCGGATAGAGGCACAACGGCGATCAAAGCGATGCTGGTTCACCAGGTTGTAGTAGTACATATTATGAGATTCGGCAAAATCGATGACGCTAAACCGGTTGCCTAACATGGTGGCGGTGTGCATTTGAGAAAAAGCGCAAGAGGTCACCACCATGTCGAATTTTCTCGTAATTTCTCTGGACTCAAGAAATCCCGGTTCACCGCCACCCAGCAATACGATGGCATCA includes:
- a CDS encoding cupin domain-containing protein, yielding MGFIKWGDIVRTEGTVGKRKGKMRRVFCTDAMTIVRSEVEAGSKLIENPHRHPEEQVMFMLEGKLRLRIGDEEGWVEPGEMAFFPPNVYHGGVEIGPEGAVYLQIFSPGKVDYLPGFFGATKTEFKNS